In Melanotaenia boesemani isolate fMelBoe1 chromosome 5, fMelBoe1.pri, whole genome shotgun sequence, the DNA window CAACCACTCTTCACCACTCCCTAGCTTGTAGTGGAAATGTATTGGCTGGCTTCAGCATTGCTGTCATCAGTGTAAAAATTATGCAAGACAAGACAAGCCTTGACAATGTTCATCACTTTGTCAGGGAGGCATTTGAGGGACCGTCCAAGGATACGCCATCTTGCTACTAGAATCCCAAATGAATTCTCAATGTGTGGATCCACATACTCTGTGGATCCTGAGACACTTTGTCCTATCAGGTGTTACAGAGTGAAAAATGGTTCATTTGGATGTGTATAAACAAGAAAAGAGTTTGCAAGATTATAGACTGTAAAGccaacacattttgttttgttattgattAACTATGAACTGACCTTTGCCCAGCTCCTTGCCCAGGGTCAGTTGGTTTCGTTCTACCAGGACTTCCTTCAAATTGGCCAACAGTCTACCACCAATCCTCTCCAGCAAAGGTGTTCCACCCTGTGCAACTGCAGCAAAATCAGAAGAggctcatttaaaataaaaatcttaagataaaatgaaaaggtGCCAGCACACTGACATATTTGCAATATAAAATGAATTTTCTTTGCAGTATTTCTTTGAAGTCTGTATATCCTCAAACTGCATTCTAAAATACACCACTAGGTGGTAGTAAATGGAATGTAGAGTAAACTAAAGCTAACATCACATGCTATCAGCATGTCTGCACTTTAGTTTTCATCTGTCTAACATGACTGTAATTATAGTTTCTATGTCTATCTGTGATGCAGTTAATCgttgtatttgtggaaaaagCAACAGCTCATATTTCTTGTTTCAGCTCAATTCCTTATTTCCCTGGCAGACCATCACTGTGAATGTGAAATACTCTCACACTAACTGCATATACAACTGAACAGGACAATAGACATCATATATGCCAACTAAAAGGAGGCACCCCACCTCTCTCCACTGGGGAAGTCGGATCACAAAAAGGCAAGTTGCAATATTGATTTGAACGCTAGAGGCTCTCATGTAAACAAGAGTGTGAACACGACAGATCAGATGTAAATAGAATGGAGGATAGTTTTGAAGATTGTCTCTCGGACCTTGTCCACAATTACCTGCATCTGTAAGATATTTCCTCCCCGTTACACAGTGACAAACACTCATACCTGAACAGTTGGCAACAGATTGGAAGTGTTCGGGGGACTGATTCcctggaaatacaatgtgactggtagattgaccttttcactatttcactATTTATGGCGGAAGCTGtcatgcaaggcactcaaccacgaGGCCCGCAGTAATCTCCCCTGTCCTGTTCATGCTCTACACATATGACTTCCAGTATTTCtgcaaaatgtagaaatacTCTGATAACACTGCAATAAGAGGGAGTACAGGAGTCTGGTGGAGGATTTTGTGGGATGGTGCAGGTCTAACCATCTGTAGCTGAACACCTCCACGACTAAGGAGATGacggtggacttcaggaggaagagACCCCATCTCCATCCCACTTCCATCGAGTGATTGGACATGGAAGCGGTCAAGACCTATAAATACCTGAGACTGCAGCTGGATGACAAACTAGACTGgtctgaaaaaaaacacagcattttaCCATAAAGGACAGTCTGCATTGGGGGTCCTTTACCATTTGCATGAAACTGCTCCTGATATTTTACCAGTCTTTATAAAAAAGAGTGATGCTGGATGGTTGGACAGACTGGTGAGGAGGGCTGGATCTGTGATGGGCACAGAACTGGATTCTCTGGTGTCAGTGGCATAGAGACAGATCCTAGAAAAGATTCTGTCCATCCTGGACATTGCACAGCACTCACTACACCAGACTCTGATCAGCATGTTCAGCAACAGGGTAACATGCTCCACAATCTGATGGAAGAACTCTTTTGTCCCCCAAAGACTGTACAACTCATCAAAGGGGGGCCTGGGAGGCTCATCATGATCCAGTTCATAGTCACATTTACCTCAGGACTTTATAAACACTCTTTGCACACTCTTTCTGCACTATACTTTTAATATGTTGTTACTGACCTGTTTTCACTTTTGACTCTTacttgtctttttcttgtatttatgtCACTACTGAGTATTTAAATTCCCTCAGGGATGAGTAAAGCTTCTACCTTCCTTTTATTAAGTTattgagtaaataaaaagtagagTTTTGTCATATAGGGGAAACATAAATGCAAttgacagtaaataaaaaaaaacagaaaaatcctgCAACATTTAAATTTCCTTTCAGAGATTCAAAAAGTTGCGATTGTTGAAATTTGAAAGGATGTATTTTGTTGCCGAAAACTTACTTTCTAGATTTCATTAACTAAACTATgggacttttaaaataaatatttttaacacaacaaACAAGTTTATTAGAAACACAGAATGTTAATTAATATGAAGGAGCAACCGGTTTTAGCAGCATGCAGTGAGCTTTACTAAATATATTCACAGTATGTTTCTCTGTCTGGTTGTAGCTAACATGACCATAACAGGGGATAAAAGAAATCTTTGTTTAGCTTGGGGAAATatattttgttgaaaataaCTAGAAATTTCCATGTTACTGCTCAGGAGATTAGAACTTACTGTTGGGCTGTGGGGGTGCAGTCCCCACCATCTGTTGGCGGCAGTAAGTTTCACGGGGAGGCAAAATCACCATTTCATGGTCTGACCTGTAGAAAAAGATGAGTCAGCAGTTATCTGATTTGACATatgaatgattttattgtgtAGCAAACAAGAGAAACACAGCCCTCAGGCTCATCTCATGGGCAGTAGTAACGCCTCCTGCTGGTCAGAGGGGTGAATATGTGGTGTATTACTTTTTTAGATGCCAGTAAATAGGACCTCAGAAGTTTGAAATACAAACAGCTATCTTTTACATACAGCAGTAGCAATGCTTTTAGTGTTTCAGTTAGCCTGTTCACACAAACATTAAGTTTTACTACCATTTTATTTGGTACATTActttagcttttatgctcccAATGTTTCAAAACCAAGACTCCTTTGATAAAGCAGTCAtttcttcccaaaaagagttgCTGGATTCAGCAAAGCTGAATTTTCATGCTTTATTTCAAACTAATCCTATAAAACAAGAATCTAAGAAATCACGAAACACAAAGAAACTCGctgacagacagaaataaagcaGCAGCTCTGAGCAAAAGTGGCAGATTTGAACAGAGAAGGTGGATGTCTCTCTGCAGGTGCACTCAGATATCCAGAAAAAAGTCTgtcaatgaaaatattttctttgcataccataaaaaggttttattttcttttggttttcattGGTTCAAACTTAATTTTTAGACAGTAACAAATTATGCCaaataaatattcagatttACTCTTGAGTATTTCCAATTAACTACAAACTTCAAAGtgtcttttatctttttacagtttttcatttGAGTGTTTTCCCCCTTTGGCTGGGTGTTGATGGTAATATTACTGATGTTACACAACTAAGCAGCAGCAGATTACACAGGATCTCTTACATAGTTTATCCTTGTTTAATACTAGGGTTAGGACTGGACTGTCAGCCTCAGTTACTCATCGATTTGAAAGCAAGCGCACCTTGTTCAgtgcttatttttattaaatttcacAGCAAAAGGTGTTATCATAAACTAATTAAAGTGGGGGTGTTGGGTGGGTGCTGTCAAGCAGTGCTTGACATGATTTCAGGGTCCATTAGAAAGTAATTGTGTTAGTAACCCGTTAGAGCTGTTTTTCATTAGTAATGACAAACACCTGTTTTGCAATTTCTTTTGCACTTTAGTTATAAAGTcagtaagcattttttttttatgtactggCTGTTCTGTCTGATTACATAGTGTATAACCTGAAACTCTGCAGGCTAATACCGGGAACCATTACATTTACTAATAACATAAAATTTGGCACATAGGGCTCAGTAGTTTGACAGGTTGCAtgcattatattatattaagaTGCCATTTTAGAGTCCAGCTGAAAGTTAGACATTAAAAAGCAGCTACtaaactgaaaaacaagaaGGAGCCACAAACTTGCACATGAAGAGTTTGGTCATTTCTTCTTATGTTGTGGAGCCAAATCAGAGTCTGAGTTCATCTTTTCACGTTGAAATGAATAAACTCAGGACCTGCCACTAAGCTCCTGTTAGCTGAGAAAAACTCAAGCTTAAGGTCAGAGCAGAGGCTTCTACCATTCCACTTCCTTTGACATGCCAAGTTCCCTTGAATTAGCAAGGACAGTCCAGGTAGGCTTTGCAAATTTGATGTTTAAAACAGAAGCAAAGGAGGCCACCCCAGTctactctgattggtctgctgACTCTGCTGAACACCATCTCAGAAACACGagtctcacaaactgttttctgtcaggTAGTCATAAAGCCACGTGTTGTGGAGGTGTCCACCTCACaaaacagagcagctgaatattattaaaagcacttgaggaATCAAAGAACCGGATCCttaaagtgctgcctgattggtccagatgagagtgggctctctgaaatAGGTATATGACGGCATCTTCAACCCAAAATAAGGCATGAAAACCAATGAACCGGTCTGTAATCCTTTAGAGCAGATGGACGAGCTATTGCATGGAGATGAGTAGTGGATGTACTTATAAGCACTGAGTGGAGGCAGTTTACAAAATTCAAATGTGATTACCAGGCCCACATATACTAAGAATGGTTTAAGTTATTGATATACAATAAGTGTCAGGGTCCATCCATGTAGGGTAGACTCCACCTTCTCCTTGACAGATTTATTGCGCTCTCACATTATTACACTTCAGACCAGTGTATCAGCTGTGTCAGAGTGACTCAGTCAGTCTGTCTGACATTATTTTAACCTGATTCAATTCAATCATTGCTACAGTCACAGATAATTAGCACTACCAACCAACAGCTATGATTTttgtttaacatatttaaaactGTTATTAATGCTATGTGGACACAAGAAAAGAAGGTTACTTTACCTGAGTTTAGAGTAGTTTTTACGCCAAGCACACACTGCAATGGAGATTAGAAGCGTGAGCAGCAGGATTCCAAGTATAGTTACAACACCAATTGTGAGGAGTTTGGAGAGATGACTCTGCTGTAGAGTAGTTGGAGTTAATTCATGACTTGTGACGTTTAAGCCTGGGGTCTCAGTGACCAGGGGAGGACTTttccctgaaagaaacacaactgGGGTTCATGCGTTTTGTTTAAGTTACATATGCATATGATGACAAATGAGGAAAGATCCTCTAGTGAGAAAGATCATCATCATATCTTTTTTGGAGCAGCAAGTAATTTGAATAAGTATAGTATATGAATGTATAAAGGAAGTAATATCTTCATTATTAATAACAACCAGTATCAGTAAAGGCTCCTGCACTGTGTGATGTGTTGACATTAACTAGTGAGGGCGACATACTTCTGTGAATAACGATGGTCGCAGTGGACGGATGTGATTCTTCCTGCAGGGTAGAGATGTCGTTCCACGCTTGCACTGAGACTCGGTAATCACACCATGGGTTGAGTCCCACAATGTTGACTTCCTTGTTGGTGAGCTCTTCTGAGTCTTGTAGAAAAACCACATTGTTCCCACACTCCTTCCACCGACTGCTAGCTTCTGTTTTCCTTTCACATGTGACACGGTACTTTACTTCTTTTCTGCCTCCCAGGTCATGAGGAGGGTCCCACATCACTGTCAGTACAGAGCTGTTATGATACCACGCTGTGAGATTCACCGGAGCAGAAGGTGGCTCtaagaagaacaaaaacataaaattcacTAAATCCACCTCATAATGTAGATAAATAACAAAGAATCATAATAATACAAGTAGcatccctttatttattttattttttctgctatACTGCTTCTGCTGCTATCAGTGAGaagtgtaataaaaacaaagcacagtttttaatccaaaatacaaaaaagatggctaaatattatttacatatatgCAGAATATCCAACGGTCTTACAGTGTATATTACTTTCAAACTGATAATatacatttcatggaaatatattttgtaaatgtttgaagaaataaatacagtacatcctgttgaaaaatattttaaaaattagaaaTATAAAATGGTACAGAAGTCATTCTTCCCAACATCCAGAGCCCTGCAGAGCAAGAAGTTGAACTTAAATGACCAATATTAGATACGATATGAAGTctgatttcattaaaaaaaaaaaagaaaagattaaaaaatttcCACCTACTACAATATTTGGGGATAAAGTAAGTATTTCAtccattcagtttaatttaatttcaaaaggGTTACTTGAttatttaacaaattatttaacataATGCAGAAATTCTGAAGAAAACAACGCTGCTTAAGGAgcactgctaaaaaaaaacaaaccaaaaaaaagatttttttccactgtaATGCATCATTTTGTGCTTTAGTGCTCTATGAACAGTGATCATGAGGTTTTGCAGCTGTTATTACATTAGCTGGTCTTTTGTGGggagatttttgttgttgttactaCAGACTGTAAATATTGCAGGATTATGTACATCAGTATTTAACTGAATTCCAGTTGCGATACTGAAGAcagaatcattttaaactgagaGCTAAAACCGATTTATTTTGGGCAACAACTTCAGCATCACCAGTAACTGCAGCCCGCCATGACACCAGGACATATTACAGAGTAGGACACTAGAAAATAAAGCTAGACGGGAACTGTCACTCTCCTGTTACTGccaacataaaacaaaccagCACTTTACTGTATGTTAGTGTGTGGTAAGTCTTTAAGTTTTAGGTGGTATTTCAGATCCTTTCAAAAAACTACAGTATATAAAGATCATAAATTTCTGAAATCtagttattattatattttcctATAGTTAAGTGTCTGGTTATTATTACATCCAGTAAACAAATATATTCCTTACTTGTGCAGCCAAGATGATGGTGGTCAGAAGGCAGGCGGCTGAATCCCGGATGACATTCACATTTCTCTGATCCCTCTGTGATGGTCCAGGTATTTATGGGGCATATCTGGCATCCTCCAGTCTCATTGGCTGCTTTATAGTATCCCATCCTGCAGGCTAGTGAGACAAACAGGTAGTCAGCGTCTGCCACCACagattctgattatttttaaatcatgcaTGTCTGCAGTTTGGGCCTcaagtgaagaagaagaagaacaagaagaggaggaggagaagaagaagaagaaccaggagaaaataaagaagaatacTCTATGCATCCATCTGGGGAAATCCACAGTAGAGACAGAAGTCAAACCGATAACCAATTATCCGCCCATTCTTTCCACTGTGGGCTTAAAATCTTTGGCAATACAACAAAGATAAGGCAAACATATATGTGTTCATAGTCCTGTAAAACAACCTGTATTTGGGAGAATATGTTGACAGCATGCGTCATtaataagtatttatttaattctgtaaTGTTAGTCTATCCCAgtaattagcaggcaagaggcagcgGACACCtcggacaggtcgccagtccatcgcaggaccaacacggAGACAAACaactcactcctagagagatTGTGTTTGATGGCACCGTGACATCTGCTATGAGCATTTCTGGACCCGTCGTTGCCCACACatgttcacaccagtttaaTGCTGGTTCCTGAATCCATATAATCATTTTATGTATATTAGCAGCCCAATAGTAATGCTTTAAGATTATATGGTGACAATCCACcagcagcttttttaaaaactctctgTTGGGGATCCTaccttttcaaataaataaataaaaaaaatgtttaatgcaAGAAAAAACTATTTGGTAAGAACACTGGCAAACACTGAGAAAGATATTAGAAACATGGGAGTGTGTTCATTACCCTGCAGAATGCAGAATATTCAAGTCCAACTTAAATTAATCAACCAGGGatgaaatataattttgtaACGATCTGGAAATATTTACACCTGAATACTTAAAACTGTTCTTAGACAGTTTTTAAGGGAGATAGTTTTCTGGGACTGCCTGcgcaaaattattaaaagaaaattattcacTTTTtgagaaatttatttatattgcattTATCCTAATCTGTACAACAACACACTTTTTTGAGATGAGGGCGGTATTGAGTCTGAGATTAACAGTGagttgtgtgtaagtgtgtttccgaattatttttaagaataattGGATAAATGgccttttttgtttacttttgtttttaactttaattttcaccttttaaaatttttcacaCACTATATTGACACACTAGACCATGAAACACAAGGATTAAAATCGTGATGCAAAGAAAGGCGAGATTTAACTTTACTAGTTGctgcagatgaaaagaaaacaggatttgACTTCTGAGTTAATATGTGCATCAATGTCTATGATCGATAAGAAGCAGTGTTGGTTATCAttcaaatctaccacaaaccaGTGAACAGCAACGAGAAGAAAACAAGGAAACCCAACTAGACAGAGGAACAGTGTTTGCTCCTGGCTCAATTTGTCAATGACCATTAAAATCTTTTAGGAGGTAGATTTCACGAACAACCACTTTGTATTGAGGAGGCAGAGACATGGATGATGTGTTAGACCCAGCAGAGGCATAACACAGGGTAATACACCATAAGTCAGTGACCAGTATTCTTAAACAGCCTTATGGTGGTGAATATACTTCAGCTACAAACATGATTCCTGCGCGATCCAATCTGtagcatttaattaattcatcgTCATCCAGTGTGTTTTTTAGGGGAAATTCTAAGGAAACATCATGATTCTAAGAATTTTCTCAGAATTTGGCCATAAGGATCAGCTGTTTGCACTGAGGAATAGATGTTTTGTGTCAGAGGGGAAGAATAAGAACTGTTATCATTTCATGGCTTTTTCTAAAGAGGAAATATGAAACTTTGAATCTGCTGAGAAATGCACTTAAAGTgtgtcaaaaaataaaaataaacaatgctaAAGGTCAGAGAgagaaggaagagaaagaggTAAAAGAGGATGTGAAAAACACAAGTTGTTTTTGCTCAAGCAGGAAATGATTCATGTCCATCCAAGATTAGACTGACCAAAATCTACTGCATGCAGCAGAAAATGTCTGAGACAGTTATCTCAGATTCAAATAGGGTGTTAATATCAACATGGTAACATgcagtcaaataaaaacattgccCTTGTGACAACTGCTAAtgttcaaattaaaaacacaaaaacttttctAAAACATTCACAGAATACTTAACATTTTCCTGCTATTGTTGCTGACtgttcacattttacacatttttccaaaacaaattGGAATATTGTGTAAAACGTAGCTAAAAATGGACATCATTGATTAAAATatcttttcagcatttataGACCTTTCTCAGCTTTCGTCACTGAAGACGTGACTTGCACTTTGAGAACGTTCATGGGtggcaaaaagataaacaaagcaggCATACATCCACCGGTTCAGTTGCTAGAGTTAGTacttcacataaaaaaataaattaattaataaataataataataataataataatattggtGGTACATTCTTGTTTGTGTCTTTGGATGTTCCAATCGACATTCCAagaatgggattttattttacaggttGCCAGCTGCTGTCAACCAGCACCAGACACTTCACAATAGTCTGTTGTTAACAGACATGCAATTAAGGCTAATTTTGTCTTCCAAAAGTGCAACAACCCATTGTCCCTGGCCTATGTCATGTCCATCTTCATGTTTGTCTGCGCTCCtgagaaaagaaggcaaaagaATAATCTGGAAAAGTTCGAAAGATGACCGCAAGCTGATAAGCGAAGAGTACAAATTCaattaaagtttattaaaaatggtCTTGTTCAGATATTCTGGTTCGTGCAACAAGAAatggaaatataaaatgttgtttatatATAATGAACATGACAGTCAAATAATAAGTTTATAtgtaagtcatgttttatgtgaagcagcaaatgaaaaaaaaaattctcaggATTTTGAGCACCAACAACTgcacatttttctaaatattcCTGCCTGACCTGACTACATAAGTGCTGAACaccacatgccagcaactggatatcaacacactggccattttgaatgcacACCATGGACGATTCAGCAAAGAAcccaaaagtgtttttttatcaaaggagaggaaaagaaaagaaaaaggaacagCACATGAAATAAGACAAGAGCCAACGCTGGACTGACTTTGACTGGctggggagatctcagagaagagacaggatgaagaagGATGCTGAACTGTCTGTTGTTAGGGAGCGCCTCACTGAGAAAAACTTCACTTGTGCTTCTTTAATGTTTGCATGATTTTTTGGCAGCCTCATGACCTCAGGTAAAATGGTACCTGAGTCTAGGATGTTAATGTAACACACAAGGCCACTACAAAAAAGCCTACATGTTGTAAAGAACGGGCCAATTAAACCTTTCGGGCTTGAAGTTTAACTGAAAACCAATCTAAACGTTGGATCAGTTTATGGATACATACGTGATGCAGCAGtacatcagaatcagaaaactttattaatcccggaGGAAATTGTCTACATGTAGATACAGTACATGTAGAAGTCGTCAGCATTAATGCTATTCCATGTAGAAAAGTCTTCCATAACATACATGTTCATCTTCATTGCCTTTCAAGGCAGGGCTCTATCTCAGACCACTAAAAGCAAAATCACCTCAGTCATGAAAAGGAATTTTAACAATAATtctccaaataaaaaaagtgagaTTTTGTTAAACATTAATCATGTGTGACttcattaaaagtaaaataaatcaagtaTTTTCCATACCTTGACATGTGTTATCCATCTCTTCATGTCCATGTTTACAGGTACACCCACCTTGTAGAGGCCCCCACGTTCCATCCATATTACACACTCTTGAAGGAGGAGATCCCTCCACAGCACCCTTCACACAAGAGCCAAACGTGAGCCCTGATCCGGCCCctgtacttttaaataaaatcagaccAGATGCCAGCTCAGGGCATATCCTGTAATACAGTCTGATGGATGTTACAAAAACACATGTTCCTGAGTAGGAAAAGGCAAGCTGGAAGCCTCCACGAGTGATTGAACCCAGGTTCAGGGCCAGGGTGTGGTTCAGGTGGCTGAATATTTGGGCTGGAGGTACAGAACGAGAGAAAGGCTTGGGGCTCTTGAGGTGTAAGACAGtcctcatattatttatttttttgatagGGGTTTGTAGGTCGAAAAGGTAAACTTGGAGAGGGCTGAGCGGACCAGGTAATTCCTCCTCTTGGGCTATTGCAATATCCATTAGTAAATAGTGGGCG includes these proteins:
- the si:ch73-40a2.1 gene encoding ephrin type-A receptor 7 isoform X3 gives rise to the protein MAVCSSLLRLVLLWWLIWEAGCDTQHHGEEVELIHSDKQTRLGWISEPSNEWSEIRIKAGTPSPVPVLQACGKRVMRTVLSPWMECKDAHYLLMDIAIAQEEELPGPLSPLQVYLFDLQTPIKKINNMRTVLHLKSPKPFSRSVPPAQIFSHLNHTLALNLGSITRGGFQLAFSYSGTCVFVTSIRLYYRICPELASGLILFKSTGAGSGLTFGSCVKGAVEGSPPSRVCNMDGTWGPLQGGCTCKHGHEEMDNTCQACRMGYYKAANETGGCQICPINTWTITEGSEKCECHPGFSRLPSDHHHLGCTKPPSAPVNLTAWYHNSSVLTVMWDPPHDLGGRKEVKYRVTCERKTEASSRWKECGNNVVFLQDSEELTNKEVNIVGLNPWCDYRVSVQAWNDISTLQEESHPSTATIVIHRRKSPPLVTETPGLNVTSHELTPTTLQQSHLSKLLTIGVVTILGILLLTLLISIAVCAWRKNYSKLRSDHEMVILPPRETYCRQQMVGTAPPQPNIAQGGTPLLERIGGRLLANLKEVLVERNQLTLGKELGKGVALESDQDSLLPVPLVILPYMKHGDLRRFLIATRYGENPLSVPHQVLLQFLIDIAAGMDYLSSRGFLHRDLAARNCMLGDDLRVCVADFGLSKKIYGSNYYRQKAVIRMPIKWMAMESLSESIFTTKSDVVSFLWRRLLTVQIFTHLQHLFIKLKKKKTYLFFSQWSFGVTMWEIVSRGMTPYPGVHNHELLDLLQSGYRLKPPEDCDQKLYEVMQSCWEREPSMRPTFRDLHKTLKSLLSQLPVLTVSQEASYINFGLDVTDAAAAAPSQDPQTNSAERQENVYHLTLMGAQGCPLPPRWGQ
- the si:ch73-40a2.1 gene encoding tyrosine-protein kinase Mer isoform X2; its protein translation is MAVCSSLLRLVLLWWLIWEAGCDTQHHGEEVELIHSDKQTRLGWISEPSNEWSEIRIKAGTPSPVPVLQACGKRVMRTVLSPWMECKDAHYLLMDIAIAQEEELPGPLSPLQVYLFDLQTPIKKINNMRTVLHLKSPKPFSRSVPPAQIFSHLNHTLALNLGSITRGGFQLAFSYSGTCVFVTSIRLYYRICPELASGLILFKSTGAGSGLTFGSCVKGAVEGSPPSRVCNMDGTWGPLQGGCTCKHGHEEMDNTCQACRMGYYKAANETGGCQICPINTWTITEGSEKCECHPGFSRLPSDHHHLGCTKPPSAPVNLTAWYHNSSVLTVMWDPPHDLGGRKEVKYRVTCERKTEASSRWKECGNNVVFLQDSEELTNKEVNIVGLNPWCDYRVSVQAWNDISTLQEESHPSTATIVIHRRKSPPLVTETPGLNVTSHELTPTTLQQSHLSKLLTIGVVTILGILLLTLLISIAVCAWRKNYSKLRSDHEMVILPPRETYCRQQMVGTAPPQPNIAQGGTPLLERIGGRLLANLKEVLVERNQLTLGKELGKGEYGSVYAGVFTPEEGIDIKVAVKTIRVGIHCQEDLHEFLKEAEIMKNFDHENVVKLLGVALESDQDSLLPVPLVILPYMKHGDLRRFLIATRYGENPLSVPHQVLLQFLIDIAAGMDYLSSRGFLHRDLAARNCMLGDDLRVCVADFGLSKKIYGSNYYRQKAVIRMPIKWMAMESLSESIFTTKSDVWSFGVTMWEIVSRGMTPYPGVHNHELLDLLQSGYRLKPPEDCDQKLYEVMQSCWEREPSMRPTFRDLHKTLKSLLSQLPVLTVSQEASYINFGLDVTDAAAAAPSQDPQTNSAERQENVYHLTLMGAQGCPLPPRWGQ
- the si:ch73-40a2.1 gene encoding tyrosine-protein kinase Mer isoform X1, whose protein sequence is MAVCSSLLRLVLLWWLIWEAGCDTQHHGEEVELIHSDKQTRLGWISEPSNEWSEIRIKAGTPSPVPVLQACGKRVMRTVLSPWMECKDAHYLLMDIAIAQEEELPGPLSPLQVYLFDLQTPIKKINNMRTVLHLKSPKPFSRSVPPAQIFSHLNHTLALNLGSITRGGFQLAFSYSGTCVFVTSIRLYYRICPELASGLILFKSTGAGSGLTFGSCVKGAVEGSPPSRVCNMDGTWGPLQGGCTCKHGHEEMDNTCQACRMGYYKAANETGGCQICPINTWTITEGSEKCECHPGFSRLPSDHHHLGCTKPPSAPVNLTAWYHNSSVLTVMWDPPHDLGGRKEVKYRVTCERKTEASSRWKECGNNVVFLQDSEELTNKEVNIVGLNPWCDYRVSVQAWNDISTLQEESHPSTATIVIHRRKSPPLVTETPGLNVTSHELTPTTLQQSHLSKLLTIGVVTILGILLLTLLISIAVCAWRKNYSKLRSDHEMVILPPRETYCRQQMVGTAPPQPNIAQGGTPLLERIGGRLLANLKEVLVERNQLTLGKELGKGEYGSVYAGVFTPEEGIDIKVAVKTIRVGIHCQEDLHEFLKEAEIMKNFDHENVVKLLGVALESDQDSLLPVPLVILPYMKHGDLRRFLIATRYGENPLSVPHQVLLQFLIDIAAGMDYLSSRGFLHRDLAARNCMLGDDLRVCVADFGLSKKIYGSNYYRQKAVIRMPIKWMAMESLSESIFTTKSDVVSFLWRRLLTVQIFTHLQHLFIKLKKKKTYLFFSQWSFGVTMWEIVSRGMTPYPGVHNHELLDLLQSGYRLKPPEDCDQKLYEVMQSCWEREPSMRPTFRDLHKTLKSLLSQLPVLTVSQEASYINFGLDVTDAAAAAPSQDPQTNSAERQENVYHLTLMGAQGCPLPPRWGQ